The segment ATCCCTCTCTTGccccttcttcccccagctgtgtgtggcaaacacagccccatcccagctctgctgggggaaATCAGCTCTACCCCAGCCCAATCCAGCACAAAGGTATTGCTTTACAACTGGCTGTAATTTGGCACAGAACAGCTCCTTGCATGCCTTCctctgatattttttccctctgtgtatTCCTGGCCCTGCCTTCCTGTGAATCGACTGCCAAACTCTCCTTTGGGAGATGTAACTCTGGGTCTGTTTAGATGAGCTTCTCTCCTTTTGTGTTCATCTGCATGTAAGCTCTAAGTGCTTTATTGTTTTCCAAGCACAGCTATTGATTTTTGGGAAAATAACtaagaaaacattaatttataaCTTCCCTGTTGCTCAAAAGGAGCAAATTACTTTTCTACCATACCAACATAAGTCTAAAAAATTACACAGGCTTTCAATAAATACCAAAAGTTGGTATATAAATGCCAGGAGTTAAGAGCAGTGGGGAGGATGGAAAACCAGAGAGGGTCTGTGGAGGGTGGTCCTCCAAAACCAAGATGGTCatagaattccagaatggtttgagtggttggggaccttaaagcccatccactcccaccccctgccatgggcagggacacctcccactagcccaggttcctccaaaccccatccaacctggcctggaacacttccagggatggggcagccacagtttctctgggcaatctgtgccagggcctcagcaccctcacagggaaggatttcttcccaatatcccatctaaccctgccctctggcagtgggaagtcattccccttgtcctgccactccaGACCCTTGTCCACAGTCTCTCTCCGTGTTTCCTGTCAGCTCCTTCAGGCAgtggaaggccacaattaggtcacccaCGACCCTTCTTTTTGCCATGCTGAACAATCCCAAATTGCCCAGCCTTTCCccataggagaggtgctcctgGAAGTCCATCAGGATGTTTACAGAGGGTGTGCAAGGAGAGGTTGAGGGAGCTGCTCagaacagcagaggaaaaggaactCTGGTCACTGTCTCTCCCTATTTAAGAGTTTCTTGTTAAAGCTGGGCCAGGCTGGTTTGGGTGATGCTGAGAAGGTGTACAGAAATATAATGTTATTATATAAtgatattataatatatattacaaTATTGATTTGTTTCATGGTGAAGAGCAATGTCTGCATGGAATTCTTACCTTCAGATCCTGATTCCTCTTTTGAATCATCTTTTTGAATGGTACTTCTGCCCAATCCAGGCCCAGCAGATCCTACAGATCCAGCCCAGTGGCTGGCTGGGctcctggagagcagtgcccaggcaggagaagctgtggctgcccctggatccctggaggtgtccaaggccagcctGGACAGGGCTtgcagcaccctgggatagaggaaggtgtccctgcccatggcagggagtggaatgggatgggttttatggtccttcccacccaaagcattccatgatcctgtgatCCATGTCCCAGTGAACCCAACCTGAGCAGGCAGACCAGGGGCCAAAGGTGATGGGACACTTTCCTCGTGACTCTGGGGATTCTCCCATGGTGTTTGAGTCCCAGAGGTTGCTCTGAGTGTGGTGGAtgtggaggagagggaaaagcctGACTTTGCCCCTGTCACATCCCTGGGACCTGGGGCCTCCTTCTGCCTGTGTGACACTGAGGGGTGATTTTGgcctctcctggctgtgccacccagCCCTTGGAGATGTAGGAAATCCAGGCACAGGCTCTGCCTCCAGACTCCCATTTTCTGTGGGAAACAGGCTCCCGCAGAGGgcaacacagagcagcagcagcattttagcTGCTCCCTGTGGTTAGTGTTAGTGTGTGTGAAGCACCCAGCGGTCTCAGCCCAAACCCCAGCTGTGGACCAGCTGTGACATGTGTGCCCCTGGTTATTATCTCCTCAGAAGACTTTTGGGGACCCAGACTCCCAcgctgggctggcagggcaccGGTGAGGCCGTGGCAgtggcacctggagcaggaaACTGGCAGAGTCCTGGTGGGATGCTCAGCCTGCAGCGTCCAGGGGGTACAAAGAGATTGGCCTCGGCTCATCTGGAATGAAGGGGCTGGatgaggctgctccaggctaTAAGTTTCTGCTGGAGTGATCTCCATGGAAAAATCTCCTCCTAAACCTGTGGCAAGAGTCTCAGTAGGGCATTAGGGCAATGGGGAGAACCGGGGCAGGATGGGGAAGTTTCCATGTTATGGATAAGATAAAAACTGGGCTGGAACTTTTAATATCAGCTGCTATCTctgtcctggtgctgctgcatcCTCCAGGCTCAGCAAGCACTTCCCAGGActctgggaagggagggaggaatggACCACCATGTAATCATAGACTCCTTTGGGGTGGACTCTGGAGATCATCCATCTCCactgggcagggatgccacgGGTCTGCGGGACGGGCAGATGGATGTGTTCActcccagaggagctgccagcctTGGAGCTGCACGCTGGCCACCCCAGTTCCCTGCAGGTCACCTGAAAGGATGGACCCGCGCGGGTGTTTGCCCAAGGGGAGGGTTCCTCACCGAGGGGTGTGGGCTCCTCACCCACGTCATTGCCCCAGGGATGTTTTTCAGAACCGGAGCCCTCCCGGCATTTTTACCCGGGCTCTTATCAGCTGATTAAGCCCTGGGTATCTCGCTGCCTTTCCCGTGGGCGCTGtttgctctgcctgcagcagcattaGCAGCTCTCCCAtcctcctccagccctcccagcaggAATCACATACAGGGGGACAGGATCTCTGCACCCTGCCGAGGGCTGAGGGGCTGCTCCCGAGCAAACGGGAGCACCCTGAGTGTTCGTGGCTGATTTTGAAGAGTTGGCTGGCTTTTTGGTGCCATCACAAGCTGCAGAGGGGGATGAACCGGGCAGTTTTTTGGTGGTTTCCAAGCACTGCTGATGGAGAGAGGTGGGGGGTTGGGTGGAAAATGGGTGCAACACATGGTGATGCCGGCAATCGCTGGCTGGAAAAATCTTCCAGCTCTCCTAGTTTTTCTGGATATACATCTTGGCcaaaaacaggaagagaaaggatgaggatgaagaggagAGCTGCAAAGAACCCGATTGCTGTtggtggctggagcagggtcaCATCTCTGCTGGGAACTGTGGTGTCCTCACAtgggctgagcagctctggttCAGGAGGGATGCACTGGGGAGTTTTGGATGCCACAGCTCCACCTCTCCTTACAAATTCTGCTGTCCCAGGACAGGATGGGCACTGGAGTTCACACCCCTTACACTCCAGAGCCAGGAATGCTCTGGGGGAATCTTTCCAGTCTGAGGTGGGTCACACAATCCTGTTCCTGCCTCCCTCAAGGCATCCTGCTGGGACAAGCAGAGGCTCTGAGGGATCGGGAGCCTCCCCGCCTGCCTGGGCAGAATGTGCCATGTTATTTGGGAGGTGTTTGTGTAGAAAGCCCTGTTGTTGCTGTTGCAATGTATTTGCAAGGGTCAGGCCATAGTGTGCACCAGCCAGCCTGCTTCTGAGTTTGTTATCAAAGCCTGAAGAATTGGTCAAAGCTACTGAAACATAAATTGTGCTAAATTAAGgaagaagaggctgagaaacCGAATACCAAGACCGCAAGAACTAGATAACAGAAGACTGTAAAACTCCTAGACTGTGACCAATCACATACTCTGAGAAATGCAGGCAGAAAATGAGTGAACAAGACAAAGACACCAATCAAGAAATGTGTACTTAGTAGTTTGTAGAATCTATAAATATGTGTGCAAGGTAAACAATAAGCAGCTTCTGCTTAATCATATTGGTTAGTTGTCCAAGAGTCCCGAATCTCCCGCACGTTGCCTCCCTTGGAAGTATCCAGAGCACCAATCCCACTCAGCAAAGTTCTTCCTTGCCCTATAACACCTTCCCCAGGTGTGGATCTGGATACAAAGAGAAGAGGTTGAACCCCAAAAGGTGCCTTTTCCCAGTCCCGCCCATCCTTTGTGAcgctggcagagcaggggacTCACCTTTGGCCACGGGAGGACCTCGCACTGCCCACTGCTGGgagagcacagccccagctgagccTTATCTGGGCACCCCGGGAATGCAAACAGCAGAGCCGGGGCAGAGCGAGCATGAGGCTGCTCcgagccctgccagggcaggacacAGCGGGGAGGCAGCGCAGCTCCTCGGGCTCTCCGGCGCCTGTGGATCCCTCCCAGCGCGGCTTCCCAACAGCCTGCACAGCTCgcctgctcctggcagccctCAGGTGAGTTTGGCTCTGTCCCTGAACCTGTTGAGCTGGAGAATGGGAAGGCAGGTGTGGCACAGCTCGGTGAGAAGGCCCTTCCTTTGCATCAGATGGGCTGCATTAATTAATCTGCCCTGAACCCGATACGTTCCTCGCACAGGTTTTCCATTTGGAAGCGCTTTCCAAACGTGCCTGGTGTTAAATGTGACGAAGCTGGGGTTGGCGTGCGTGCACGTGCATTGACTTGATTGCAGCTGTAATTTCCTTAGAGACTCAAAAATAAACCGGTGTGAGTTCACAGACGCTGCCTGTGTGGAAATCAGGGACTGGCCTGGGGTTATTCCCAGAAACAGGGTGGGTGCATCCCAAAGGCAAATCCCACTGGCTCTCAGAGGAGAGCTAGAGAGAGAGGAGGTCTCTGCTTTGAATCCCAAGGGattccaggagctgtggggatgTGGATTCAGTGGCAGTGCAGTTTGCCAGAGGACTGCGAGATGTGCAGTATTCGCTCGTGGTGTTTGAACTGCAGTTTGTGATGCAGCTCTCGCTTTGGAGAGCCTAAAACTGAAATGAGAAAACTGAAATGGGCTCAAGAGCTGGGCAAACTGcgagctgcaggtgctgggatTACttatttatctatctatctatctatctatctatctatctatctatctatttattaaaaatcctttttagcAAATGAGGAGTTTTAGTTCTTGTTCAAGCTGAGCCTGAACAAGATCCCTTTGTGCACCACAGGGACTCCAGGGGTGTGATGTGCCGGGGGTGTAGGGCCAGGACTCAGCAGCATCACCGCCCCTCTTTGGTGGCAAAATCCCACTGCATGCCCAGTGCCTGTGTCTCACGGCCAGCTTGAGTAGTTATGACAGGCATCTGTAGTAATCTCCCTTGTAGTCTCCTCATCCTGCACTTGAAACACGGAAATTGCCCcaagaaaagaaatctctttACAAGATGGGCCATCAAGGCAGCAGCCCATCCCCGGAATCATCCCACTCAGCAGGGTAATCTATTCAATGgctgggatttatttttaacattcagCTCCACAGTCCTTTTAACTcgagcagggaagggaacatTTTGATAACAGCAGCCTCCAGGTCAAATGTGATGAGAATTCATAACTCGCCACACAGGGGTTTTGgaaaaccaaccaagcaaaaCAATTTCCCGGAATGAGCCGATGAAGATGCGTGTTTCTCTTCACAATGTcatgcacagagcagggaggtgtTGGAGTGGCTGCTCATTCTCTGCCCacaatttgcaaataaaatgcCTTCCGGACTGTTTTAAATTTGAAGGACTATTGCGAGCACGGCTTTGCCGGGCTGCTCATAAAGACCTGAGACATCGGATCTGTCGGCCATCAAAGGAGAAATATGAATCCAGTAATGGCAATGTCCTCATGGTCCCAACTCTAATCAAAGCAAAGCCAGGGGTTTCTGCTTCAGGAGAGTGGCATCAAGATTTAAAAAGGAACAGAGGGACTCCAGTCCCTGGtcagcactggagcagcagcaggaatgatTTACAGGGGCACAGAGTGGCACGacagggggaatggctttaactGCCAGATGTCAGATGAGATACTGGGATGGAACTCCTTcctgtgaggatgatgaggccctggcacagggtgtccagagaagctgtgcctgccccatccctggaagtgtgcaaggccagcttggatgggatatggagcaacctggggtagtgtCCCTGTCTGAAGGGTACAGGAGCACCACTGGGTGCCCCCCAGGACTGGGATGACCCAGGTTCAATTGGAAGGATTCCCCTGAGCTTTCCTGTCCCGGGAGTCTAAGGGGTGTGAACTCCagtggcagggggttggaacaaaaTGAGCTctaaggtgccttccaacccaaaacactCTGGGCTGgaacaaaaacaacaaccagAAGCCTGAAAATCTGGCCAAACTGAGATTGTGAGAGAGCTACAAGGgaacaaccttttctttctgttttcttttcaaaagacCAGAGTAAATTAACCGCACCTGTCTGAGAACGAGGCACAGGTGGGAAAGGTGGGAGAAAATGTGGAGACTGAGCACTGtagtttattttaaagtcaGTGTTGGTGTCTCCCGAgtcctgtggggctgggctgggctggacatGTGTGTTCCACCCGAGCCCCACGGGGCAGCACACGCTGCCTTATCTGCAGGCTCGGGAACGTGGCCTTTCCAAACCGCGGATATTTGCtctccattccctgtcttcCGCTCAAATTCTGTATCTGCAGGGAGGCCCCAGGTGCTGCCACTCACAGCAGAGTGCAGGGACAACAaaagaaactgggaatgggattggaAAAATTAACATGGAATATGGAATCctagaaaggtttgggttggaggggaaattaaagctcatccagtgccacccctgctataggcagggacatcttccaccagcccaggttgctccaacctggccttgagcacttctagggatccagggacagccacagcttctctgtgccagggcctccctaCCCTCACAGCCAATTTCTTCCCAAACTCCTGTGCTGTCCTGGGAACCCAGGATGTGATGAGAAACCCTGTGCAGCTGGaatggaaaacaacaaaatctgTTATGCAGCATGGGAAGCAGCACTGATGGGAACAGTCGCtgctttaatatttaatttgatgAGATCCAGCTCTGAGAAATGGATTgggagctgccacagctccaaGCACAAGCTCAGCACTGTCAGGGAATTTCCATGGGGTTTGCTCCGCTCCAGACTTATCTGTATTCTGGAAGGGTGACTTGGAATGAGGCTCATTAATTATCCCAGCACtcagagctgtgtttcctgCCATTCCCTTCAATCAATCAAGCTCTGGACACTTTCAGGGCCTCTTGGACATTGGGTTGTCATTCCAGGTATGTCCCCTCCGCTGGACCCTGGCTCCTGGTCCCTGCAGGGCCACTCAGGTGCAACCAGGTGTCATTTCAGGAGGGAATTTCCTTGTGTCACCAGACAGAGCAGTGCAGATCCCATTCCACCCTCTGACCAGCAGGAACTCCCCGTGGCTGTATGGCCTCGTGtgctgctgggactgggaggggggagctgtgccaggcatAGGATGGGTCTCACCAAACATGTCCCTTTGTCCTTTCAGGTGGATCCCACACCTTTTCTGGGACTGAGACTGAGCCAGCAGCAGACCTGGTTTTCCCTTGTCCACTGTTCTTGTACCTCCAGAAATCCCTTTGCATGCTCCAGAAGGTTTGGGTGTCCTCAccagggagctgggctttgcaGGAGTCCAACAGTCACCGCCAGGGCAAGAAGAGGTGCTGGAAATGTAGATTTGTCAGGACTATAATCCAGGTAggtcaaaattaatttcttgtatGAAACCATCTGCTTTCTATCCTCATCTGCTTCTCTCTGGTCCATCACAAgactctgtccctgcaggacacAGTCCCTCACAGTTGAAGTGTTAGCAGAAGGGATGGATTGGGAAAAAGCCTTTGGCATGCTTTGGCATGTTATAGCTTTGGCATGTTATAGCTCTGGGTGACAGACCCCAAACTGTAATCACAACCTTTCCCCTGTGAAGGTTGTGATTACAGGCACAACCTGTTGTGATCATGGCCTCCTTGGACACCTAATTCCATGGGAACATTTGGCTCCACAGATTCCCTGGGACAAGCACATGTTGGAGTGGCACTGCAGTGCTCGGGAGCAGTTTCCCACACCAGTCTGCCCCGGGGATGGTCTTGGGGCTCCTTGCCTTGGCATGGTGACCCTTCccacctgctctgcctgggTTCTTCCCTCTCTGCCAAGCCCATGCCTGCACCGTGGGACACAGCTGCCCATCCCTTCTCCAAGACCTCTCCTGGTtccccctgcctggctggggccAAGGAGGTGGGACCCCAGATCTTCATCCCAGGGAGAAAAGCCCTCTGTACCCATAGAGGGATTGTCACCAGGCCTGTCACCAAACTGCCTTCACCTTTCATTGTCCAAAGCCACGTGCCTCCATTTCCCAGTCCTGCTGAGCAATAACTGGCTCCTCCTTTTGCTGTTCCTCGTCTCTCCTTAGCACCCATGTCGGAGGCATGCCCCCAAACGCTCCAGGAAAGAAAGAATGTTGAGGAAAATCCAGATATGCCTCTGTTTCTGCTTTGTCTCGGGCATTTTGTACGAGATCTCCCTCTTGTCCAGCTGTGTCTTCTCCTACTTGCCCATGGCCCAGCAGTACCTGACACCTGAGCAGGTGCTGAACCTTGGCAAAAGCATCATTTTCCTGGAGACGACGGAGCGCCTGGAGCCGCCCCCGCTGGTGTCATGCTCCGTGGAATCCGCTGCCCGGATTTACCAGGACAGGCCCATCATCCTCTTCATGAGGGGACTCACCAACGAGACAGCCTTGGACATGAACACCAGCTACGCAGCCTTCTCCCTCTTGTCTTCCATGAAGAAtgtcttccttttccctctccagaTGGAAACCGTCTTCCAGGAGACCCCTCTGCTCCAGTGGTACAACCAGGTGAGTGTTAAAACAAGTGGAAAACAGGAAGAGAGTTATAACTAGGGGTGGGAAAAGGTTTTAAAAGGAATGAGGAATGCAGGACTGTGTGAAATTAGTGACTTTCATTGTTTTGGTTGGGAACGGATTCATTTTGGCCGCTTTCTGTGGTGTATTCAGCTGTTTATGCCATACATGATCGGCCTTATCTGGAGAATCGGATTTTTTGGCAAAGGAAACATCGGTAAAAATAGATTGCAGACGTGTTTTGAGAAAACAGCCTTAATAATCTTCCCCAACAGAAGCTGGTTGAACAAAATGTGCTGCCTGAGCACTTGATAGAGCTGCCTCACTCTGACGGAGCCCGCAGGAGATAAGAGATAGGGGAGAGATTTCAGGTTCTATAACAGCAGCATGCAAAGCCAAGGTGGGATCTGGTGAGCTCCACCCTGGTAAAAGTTCCTTGGGCAAACTGCCCACAAGGAGGGTTTGGTCAAACCCACAAGGAGGGTTTGGGCAGGGCAAGCAGATTTCCTCCAAAGTCTTTCTTATTCcgagaaaaaaattactccaaaCGCCAACAAATGCCGATGAAAAGCCTCCAGCCTGGTTCAAAGAACTGGGAGGGATCCGAGAGTGTGTTAAGTGGGTTGTGTCCCTCTGAAATAGCAGGGAATGACTCATGGTGGCATTGGGTTAACACTGTAGGTGCCATCAAACCACCTGGGAAATGTTCCCGCATTCCTAATGCTAACAAAgcgctgctctgctccagctccttaTCTTATCCCAGTAAAACCCAATGGCTGGAGGCAGCAAAAGCTGTCAGTGACatttgcagccctgcaggtgagGGTTTATGGTGCCGTTTGCAGCCCCGTGGATGGGTTGGGTCCGTTCCCTGCCCGCGGAATCACGTCTCACCTTTCCCACTCCGCAGGTGGTCCCGGAGCAGGAGAAGAACTGGGTGCACGTCAGCTCAGACGCCAGCAGACTGGCGCTCATCTGGAAGTACGGGGGCATCTACATGGACACGGATGTCATCTCCATCCGGCCCATCCCCCAGGAGAGCTTCCTGGCCGCGCAGAAGTCGCGCTTCTCCAGCAACGGGATCTTCGGCTTCCCTGCCCGCCACAAGTTCATCTGGGACTGCATGGAGAACTTCGTTCTCAAGTACAACGGCAACATCTGGGGCAACCAGGGCCCCTTTTTGATGACCAGGATGCTCAAAACACTCTGCAACCTGACAGATTTCCAAGGCACTGAGGACCACAGCTGCCAGAACATCTCCTTCCTCAACCCCCAGCGTTTCTACCCCATCCCATACCCAGCCTGGAGCCGGTACTACCAGGTGTGGGATAAAAGCCCCAGTTTCAACCACTCCTACGCGCTGCACCTGTGGAACTTCATGAACCGCAACCGCAAGGTCGTGGTGGCTGGCAGCAACACCCTGGCTGAGAAACTCTACAAAACCTATTGCCCCACCACCTACGAGGACCTGATCCAGAATGCCAAGCGCACGGATCTCCCAGGCCCTGAGGAGGTTGAGTGACATGGAGCAAGGAGGAGAGGGGTGATCCTTCCTGCCAAACACAATCCCCACTCGGTCGGGGTCCAGCCTTgtaggagaaagaaagaacttTCCATAACCACTGTTCCTATTCCCTTGGGATGCTGAGAATGGTGGTGGGTATCCATTGGACGTAGCCTCCAAGGATTCCTTTGCCTCAGTTCGGTTTCCTGATAGGTGCTCATGGACCAAACCTTCCCAAATCCGACAGACTTTGAGCCTCTTCACGAGCTTCTCCAAGGGAAAAGCTCCTAAAGAGAGGGATGGCCTCCCAGGAGAAATGTTGTCTCTGGTCCTCTTGGGACTACTGGCAGCTTCCCACATCAGAAAAGTTGGAAGCATAACAGACTTTGGACTGGAGCCTCCAGGGCAAAAGAGGAGAAACCCAAACCAGCAtcttttcctggtgttttcctcACATGGACTTTACACCCTACGTTTTTGAGAGGGACTTCAGTACGAGTGAAAATAAAAGAGTTCATAAACCACCACTCCTCTGAGCTCACTTCTCCCTGAAAAATGAGTCACATTTTCCAAAGGTTTGTGCTCCCACacttttattttggcttttgcCAGGAAGTGACTGCTCTGCCCCGTCCTCCCAGGTCAATCCTGGCTGTAGAAAGTGTGCCTGGAAAGGAAATGCTGACACACCAAGGAGGGATtggttcccaaatccctcttaAATAAATGGATTTCAACAGACATGAGGTGGTCACCCATGTCCAGCTGggcaaaaatcccatttaatcCCAACAGGGCTCCCAGTGAGCAATCCCCTTCCAGATGCTCTCTTTCCCAGGAGAATGCCAATCCACCCAATTCCCTAAGGAGAAGCCCAGCTTGCAGATCTCTACCGAGTCTCTCTGAACAGCTGGTTTTAACTCGGGAGCAGAAAGGTGGGGATCTGTCTCCGTCATCCAATGTTTGCCATGTGCACAATGCTATCtcctgcaaacacagcagctgctgagccagctgcagctcagaaTTTGGGAttcagcaggagaagggagccCTCTGCACACAGGGTTTGTGTGCTCCTGTGTTTGGGCAAGGGGCTCCTCCTTGTCCCCTCCTTGTTCCCCCAAAGTCACTCCAGCGTAAGGCCAGGTGGTGCCAAGCTGAGTGCTGGTGATTGTTGGAGCAGGAGCATGACACAAGGGAATATTTTTCCCATGTCCTCACCCCTCCTGTGCCCTCCAGGACATGCCTGTGGATAGAGATGGATCCACATCCAGGCAACTCTGGGAGCATCTGCTTTGTGGATGTCTGCTCTCAGAtcaggacaccttccactgtcccaggttgctccaagccctgtccagcctggccttggacacttccagggatccaggggcagccacagcttctctgggcaccctgtgccagggcctcagcaccctcatagggaacaatttcttcccaatatcccatctaaatctactctctgAGCATGGATAAGACTGTGCCCATGGCCACAAGAAACCCGcaaggttggacagggcttggagtgccctgggatagtgggagatgtccctgcccaaggcaggggctgggacaggatgggctttaaggtcctcttcaacccaaaccagtctggcaTTCCATGATTACATTATCGAGGGAAATGACACCAGAAATGACAGAAGTTGTGTCCTATCATGGCCATGAGAAGACCCAAAATTGTCACCAGCAGACTTTGTACCTGGTGGCACATCTTCTCTCCTGTGGAAGACATCCcaataatgaataaaaatccAGGGAGCTTCCCTGGCTGGTGAGGGGAAGAGGTGGCTGCAAACCCATTTTGCCACATTCCCATCTTCTCATTCCTTTTTTGCCTCAGCTCCCATCCTGGGCAGCAGCCCTAGGCCATGAACACTCAGGAAAAGAAGACAAGTGAAATAATaatcatgagaaaaaaaaaaaaaatgagtccTTGGTTCATTAAGAGCATTTAAGCAGATGTTTAACTCTAAGCAGccttaaaatatttgctgagcTTAGACTAAGCCTAATTTCAAGCCCCATTTCAAGCCCATCCTGTGATGTTTTACTCCATTTGGCACTCATTAGACACAAAGTATCACATGAATATCATCAGCACGAGTCACACACCGGGGTGTCACCCATCCGAGCAACGCTTTAAATTCCACTTGAGAGCATCTCTTCCTTGTCATCAGATCTGAGTGACAGGTGGGGTGTGACAGGATGGCACCTGATGGCCAGGTGATTGTGTTGTGGGAAGGAAAGGCCCTCAGCTGGCCCCCCTCAGGTATGGTTAGCTGAAGGGACGCAGCTCTTGGGGAATGCTCAATTTGCTCTTTTCTGCTCTGGTTTTAAATGCATTTCGTAACAATATtctgcagagagaggaaaaattgccaaaaattacaaaaaaaattatctgtgaTGCCCAGTCTGTTTCTGTACAAATCCAACTGCTCTCAGCAAACAAAGGTAATGATGGTAATGATGGCATTTTGAAGTGAATCAATTTGGATGtagatatatttttcataaCTTCCATCCCTTCAGAGCACAATCTCTTCTCTGCCTCCCTCTCTAACAGCCATGGAGCCCCCCAGGGAGCtggctctgcttcccctcacaTGAGCCATGGACTGGACAATTCCAGTCCTTCCACTGTCAGCACAGCTCACAAACCAAAATTGTCCCTTGGCATCGCAGCCAGATCCCAAAGGAATGAGATTTCCATGAGATTTCCAGCAACTTTCACAGCAAAGGCACGACCTTGCCTCCTTCAAACTATGCTAATGGTTATCTGCTTACAAACAAGgagctctgtgcctctgggccTGCTGTGGATCCTGCATTGCAGTCCAGGGGAAGGAAATGGGGGATTTCTGCTCCCTAATgcaggcagaaaataaaaccagtccTAAACCAGGGCTGACTGTTGGCAAATACCCAAGGGGGGCATTGTGACCCCTTTGACATCCTCCAGCCAGTGGCCTTGAGGTCAGGGGTTGTTGTCCACGGGCTGGTGCCATCCCCAAAGGGGATGTGCCCATGCTTTCTGTACAGGAAAAGCAGGTGTGGTCAGGACTTGCTTCCACGCTGGGGCCTCAGCTCCTTTTTGACCCTCACAGGCCTTTTCTCCCTGCAAGGACTCAGGAGGTGACCAAAGAGGTGAAGATCCATCAGGTGGTG is part of the Vidua chalybeata isolate OUT-0048 chromosome 10, bVidCha1 merged haplotype, whole genome shotgun sequence genome and harbors:
- the A4GNT gene encoding alpha-1,4-N-acetylglucosaminyltransferase; the encoded protein is MLQKVWVSSPGSWALQESNSHRQGKKRCWKCRFVRTIIQHPCRRHAPKRSRKERMLRKIQICLCFCFVSGILYEISLLSSCVFSYLPMAQQYLTPEQVLNLGKSIIFLETTERLEPPPLVSCSVESAARIYQDRPIILFMRGLTNETALDMNTSYAAFSLLSSMKNVFLFPLQMETVFQETPLLQWYNQVVPEQEKNWVHVSSDASRLALIWKYGGIYMDTDVISIRPIPQESFLAAQKSRFSSNGIFGFPARHKFIWDCMENFVLKYNGNIWGNQGPFLMTRMLKTLCNLTDFQGTEDHSCQNISFLNPQRFYPIPYPAWSRYYQVWDKSPSFNHSYALHLWNFMNRNRKVVVAGSNTLAEKLYKTYCPTTYEDLIQNAKRTDLPGPEEVE